ttatttataggtttggaaTTCCTGAAACCATCACAACTGATCAAGGTTCAGTGTTTactggtcgaaagatgcaagaatTCGCCAGACAAACAGGGTTTAAACTTTTGACTTCGACACCTTATTATGCACAAGCAAATGGTCAAGTAGAAGCtgccaataaaattattattggatTAATAAGAAAACATATTGCTCAAAAGCCAAGAAATTGGAACAAGACTTTAAATCAAGTCTTATGGGCATGTAGAAATTCCCCTAAAGAATCAACAAATTCTACTCCATTTCGATTAACATATGGTCATGATGCTGTGTTACCAGTAGAAATTTATTTGCAATCTATCAGAACTCAAAGGCAAATGGAGATACCAACTGATCACTATTGGAGTATGATGTTTGATGAATTGGTTGATTTAGacgaagaaaggctaagagcgcTTGATACTTTAAGTagacaaaaagaaagagtagcAAAGGCCTATAATAAGAAGGTTAAATCAAAAACCTTTGACGTGGGGAATttagtttggaaagttattTTGCCTATGGACAAAAAAGACAGAGTTTTAGGCAAGTGGTCTccaaattgggaaggaccttttaaaataatacaagtatTTTCGAATGGTGCGTATGAAATAGAAGAATTGACTTCAGAAAAGCGAACATTGAATATAAATGGtaagtatttgaaaaaatataaaccaacgCTTTTAGAAGTTGATATTAGCACAGAATAAATAATTcgaaacgaaattgaaatggCATAAACGAAGTAAAGGTGCCATAAAAGGCAATTGTCAAAGGTACAAACCAAAGAGAAATAAAACCAGATAATTGTTCGAgaatttaaaaacataaaaagaaaatctaaGACAAACACTTGGATTTGAAATCAGCATAATGGTCCTTGATAAGGCCAACTTCGACAGTCTGGATCTTGATTGCATCTTCGAGAGACTTGATCTCTTCTTTGATCACAGTGGCAGCACTGAAGTGAGAAATACCTTCCTTCGCAGCTTCGCGGATAGATTCTTGAGTGGTAGCAGCAACAGCTTCTTCAATCTTTGTGCGCTTTGCTTTCTCTTCGAGAATCTTTTTCTCTCGATCAGCAATCTCGGCTCGAAGAGACTCTATCTCCGCCTCCCACTGAGAAATATTGTTGGTACATTCTTGAATCCCAAGGCCTGGTTGCTGAACTTGTGCCTTCATTTGGTCAACTTTCGATTGAGCAGCCATGGCCTTCTCGAATAATGCATCATAAGCAGCCTGCTGACCAACAAGTTTCTGAGAGTTGCGTTTTAGGCTTTGCACCGTAGTAGCAAACTGGTCTAAAATCGATTCGAGCTGGATGACTTTCCCCAAGGTTTCGAGATCAGTTTGAGGGTTGTGCAACTTGTTCAAAAAGGATTTATGTTTAAAAGCATTAGCAGGGTGCTCCTCAACTGATGCCAAGATGTCTCCATTGATGAAATCAGTATATAGCTTTGAAATCAGAGAGTCTTGTCGAACAGAGGAATTGATTTCTGAGTCTGAAGCAGTCGAATTGTTGGGTCCACTCGAACTCACAGGATCAGTAGTTGTTTTAGAAATCAGGAGTTTCAACGCAGCCTCAGGATCATGAATCTGCAAGGAAATGAATTCTTCTTCAGCGAGCCCTAGGCTGGCTGACAATTTCGATGTCGAGGTTTCAGGTAGCAATTCTGATCCACCAGCCTCTGCTTCCTTTATGGCTTCAGAATCAAAGTCTTCTTCCTCTGAGGAAGTTTCATCAGCATTGACCTCGACTGTTGGATTTTCGTTCCATTCTTTGAAAGGGGAGGTCTTAGTATCAGTTTCTGCAGATATAGGATGCTCTGGTTGATCTTGAATAGGCTGTGGTATGATTTTTTCAGAAATAGTGGTCTCACTATCTTTTAAGGTATCACCACAGACCTGTTCGACATAATGTCCTACAAAGCAGAATCGAATATGAGGAAATATGACTATTTATGGTAAATAAGAAAATGCAAGTAATTCAAGTACCTCGGGGTTGACGTCTTGTTGGGACATGTTGTCCGTTTCATTGAGTGTAGCATCAGGCATAGCAACATCTTGAACTTCAGCTTCAGGGGTAGGCTCTTGTTGTTCACTCGAGATCGAAGGAGTTTTAAGGTTGGTTGCAGAGGGATCACTTGAGGACTTtgactttttatgttttttatcccgggttcgatcctctgaacttttctttccttctttcttcttttcctctCTCCTCTTTGCTTTCCTTTCCTTCTTTTCCTCcttttctttcatcttcttttcCTTCTCTTCATTAGAAAGATCATCAGAAGTAGTTTCTGGGATATTTGTTTCGATAATCACAGGAGGCTGGCTCCTCTTTCTCTGGAaactttgttcttcttcttcctgcAAATAGAAGTTGAGATGAGAAACATTCGAATTAATGGATTTGAGTTGGGAGGaactttgaaaataaattagaagAACTTATACCTCTTCTTCGTCACTAACGACTATTGTGTTAGGTTTTGGCTTCTTCGATGGGCCAGTCTCAGTGGAAGGGACGTTGGTTGGTCTTTTACGTGCCTAGAAGAAGTGGGttagaaaaataaagatttaactTAGAATTTTCAAAGGAAAACAAGTTTCGATTCAGTAAATACCTTAGAAGGCTCTCCGGTTGTTTCAACTGCCTTTGGTGTTATTTGTTCTTTAACTGTCTTAACAGTTTCTGCAGCTTGTTTCTTGGTAACTTGGAAACGTAAGCAAAAGGTTAAATCGAAACAATATGAGAATATTTGGTAAAAGAAAGTGCATATATAAAGACAAGTTACCTGTAGTCTTGACTTGCTGTTCGATTCTCTTTATCTGAGGTCGAGTAAACCCACTCTCCAACCTCGAGATAAGCACCGCATCTCCTAGGTGTTTGCTGTCGAAATAGCGCCTCCACCAGGTGGTAAACTCTTGTGTACAGTAGTAAGAAAGGTTGAAGTCAAATGGCTCGAAGCCATAAACGTTATCACGACTAATCTTCATGTACCTTTCATACAAAGTGGAAGTCACAGTAGTCCCAAGCACGATGTTCTTCTTCCTTATATACATGCTCTTTGGTCGAAGCTGCGAAAAGCCAAACTGTCTAGAGACCAAATTCGGTTGATACCCAATTAATGCATATTCAGAAGATAGGGTACCAATTCGAATAGACAGAATGGTAGGATCTAAGTATGCTGTCCAGGTTTCATTTATTTCCTCCTCAGCATTAGGATTCAACACTGGTATCTCTTTGACGAACCAGGAGGGACCAATGGTTCTCTTCACAAATGGAGCGTGCTCAGGCTTGAATTGGTCAATGGCtaagaaaattttcatgtaCTTCATGAAAAGCTGTTGAGAGTTTTGTTCGAGGGGATTAGGTTGAAGCCTTATCAAGCGGGTGCCTTCAATTTTCCTTTTAGCTATCGAAGCATGATGTTCAGTGGGAATGAACAAACCAAGTTCCTTTTCAAAGGTGGCATTTAACCACAATTGTAATAGCCACATTGGCCCAGCAGCTTGAAAGCATCCA
This genomic interval from Trifolium pratense cultivar HEN17-A07 linkage group LG6, ARS_RC_1.1, whole genome shotgun sequence contains the following:
- the LOC123892183 gene encoding uncharacterized protein LOC123892183, with translation MPDATLNETDNMSQQDVNPEVCGDTLKDSETTISEKIIPQPIQDQPEHPISAETDTKTSPFKEWNENPTVEVNADETSSEEEDFDSEAIKEAEAGGSELLPETSTSKLSASLGLAEEEFISLQIHDPEAALKLLISKTTTDPVSSSGPNNSTASDSEINSSVRQDSLISKLYTDFINGDILASVEEHPANAFKHKSFLNKLHNPQTDLETLGKVIQLESILDQFATTVQSLKRNSQKLVGQQAAYDALFEKAMAAQSKVDQMKAQVQQPGLGIQECTNNISQWEAEIESLRAEIADREKKILEEKAKRTKIEEAVAATTQESIREAAKEGISHFSAATVIKEEIKSLEDAIKIQTVEVGLIKDHYADFKSKCLS